GCAACGATGAGAGGGTAGCACGAGGAATTCATCGAATTCATCTCCTCTGGCGATAAAGGCAGTTTGCTCAGTCCAGCAGTTTCTCCCGAACAGTTTGGTGCAGTATCCTGCCAGTTTGCCGGCTAACATAGCGCTACCCCAGCAGACACCAAGAGCTTTTTGATACCTCGCTTCCCAAGATTTTTTCACTCGGAAGCTACATTCTTGCTTTTCCCAATCTAGCGATACCAGCTGCCAATTTCCCCAACCTGCGACGAAAGCTACTTTACTCAGTTCTTGGAAACCTTCCGCAAAGTTGGGAAATTGGGAAATCACCTGCCAATCAGTTTCTACGCTTTTACGTCCCTCCCTTTGCAGGATGAGCGCAAAACGCTCTGTCCCTACCATTGCCTGCACGCCAGCCATCAAGCTAGCTAAAGTGGTATCGATCCACATCATCGCTACGGGTAAGTTTCCCAGCAGACATTGCTCCTGGGGATGCCATTCTATATCGAGTCCGCAGATGCGGATTTTGCGGATATCTGTCTGTGGCAATTGGGATTCTAATTCCACAATGCGATCGGACAGTGCCACCGCTTGCGATGTACGATCGGCTACATTGGCTTTGAGATCGTCAATCTCTTGGCGCAGAAGTGCCAACTCATCAATCAGTTGTTCTTTTGTTTTTTCACAATCTCTCACAAGGCGCTTCTCCCCGATCTTCCTCATTCAAACTTATTCCATCAGAAACCCGGTTGCTCAGGTTTTGTGGAAAATTCTGCAAGATGTGAGTTTTTGGACATTTGGCAGATCTAACCCAACCTATTACTAATATGGCTCAGGCAGACAATTATTTGAAAGAGTTAGCAGAGCAGAAAACCCAAACCTTACAGGGAATGCGATCGCTAGTTCCAAAAATCATCTAACTCCAGATCCCCTGCTTCTGCCTGGATTTCTTGGAAATAATCGCTTTGAGTAATGGCAGCAACTTCCTGTTGGCGCTTTTGCTGGTCAATTTCAATGCGGAGTTCTTGCAACTGGCGTTTGAGTTCTTCTTCTTTGCGCCTGCGTTCGGTGACATCTTGAATAATCCCTTCAAAATAAAGCACATTGCCATCTCCGTCGCGAACTGCACGGGCATCTTCCTGTACCCAAATGATACTGCCATCTTTGCGATAAGCTCGATACTCAAAGTTTTTCACTTTCCCTTCTGACTGCATCTGTTGATAGAAGTCATCCAAGCTGCTAGAGTCAACATAAATTTCGCTACCAATGTTGCCGACGGAAGCGATCATCTCATCCGCAGAATCGTAACCATAGGTACGTGCCATCGCCGGATTAACACTGATGTAACGACCGGAAGGAGTAGCTTGGAAAATCCCTTCTAGGGCGTTTTCAAAGATACTGCGGTAATTTTCTTCTGCGATCCGCAGTTCTTCATTTTTGGAGATCAGTGTTTGATAGAGGCGGGCATTTTCTAGAGAAATAGCTGCTTGGGACGATAAAATTTTGAGAACTTCCAAGCGATCGGGGGTAAAAGCACCTGTAGTGAGATTGTTTTCTAAGTAAAGAATGCCGATCGCTTTGCCTTGATTGACAATGGGAACACACAATAATGATTTCGGTTGGTGCTTGATTATATAGCGATCGGCTGCGAAGGTTGAATCTGTTGTCGCATTTGCCAGTACTAACACTTCTTCGGTACGAAAAACATAATTAATTACTGACAGAGGTATCTCTTCGCTTTCGCTGACAGGCACTGAGGGCAGGACTTTGACGGCAAGGTTTGTCTTATGACTATTTTCATTCTGTGAGCGATGATTTTCTAAATTCGGACACCCCGTTACAGCTTCAAGAACTAAATTTTCTCCCGAAATCAACATAAGAGCGCCTTTCGATGCTCCCGCATTTTCAATCGCTACTTCCATCAGCTTGGAGAGCAATTTACCCAAATCGATTTCTCCAGAGATAGCTTGAGAAGCTTTGATTACAGTTCCCAAATCCAGAAACTGGGACATACCGCCACTGGTAGAAGTGACGGTTGCTTTCTTCATCTCAAGAATTGTCTCTTGTCTGTCAAAGCTAGTTGTTTCTGGCAGAAACTCCGAGAGCAATTCTGGATAGCGTTTTTGTAAATCTGCAAGTTTTGCTGTAGCTCCCCAACGCTCGTAAGTGTAGTAGGCATCAGTTAGATATAATTTGGCGATTTTTTCTTTGCCCCACGCCAGATACATTTTGGCATAAAGTTCGTAAGCTAGGGCTTCTTCGTGGATAAATTCATTTTCTTTCGCGAGGGCGATCGCACGATCGTAGTAATAAGTTGCTTGCGTAAAATTACCAAGCACTCGATGCTGCTCTGCCTCCACCAAATAATATTTATGCAGATAATTCATCGGCGCATAGTACGTCCATTTCTGCATATTATCTTGATTCGCTTTGACTTTTTTGAATAGCTCGCCCCTATTCTTTTTCGTTTTATTAAATGTCTCTAAACGAGCTAAAGAATCATATAAATAAAATGCCGGAACGCTCAGCATTCCTGTCATACTGTCTAAATATTCTTCTGCCAAAGCAGCATTTTCAACAGCTTGATATGGCTGTCCGAACAGATAATAGAGAATCTGTTTGCTTAAATATATATTATGAAGTCCGATGCGATTATTTGTCGCGTGAAAATCTGCTAAAGATTGTTCCTCATTATAAGCTTCCCCCATTAAAACGCACGAATTTTCCGATTGTCCTTTTAAGTTCAATACTACTTGTCGAAATATTTCATTATAATTCAACGGTTTTTCTTGCTTCAACTGAGCTAGGGCATTACTGAAGGTTTTTATTTCTCGTTCAAGCTCTGTTAGTTCCAAACCGCAGAAAAAAGAGTACTGACATTTAAAAAATGCCGAATACCCTACGTGTTGCATATCTCCTGTTTCCAGTCCGCTTTTGTAGGACTCTTGCAGCAGCGATAAAGTTTCCCTGGCTTTATGTTTGCGATGCCAAGTAAACATCGGCACTTTGAAGAATATCTTACTCTTCAATTCTTTAGCATTTAAACGTTCCAATAACTTGAAAGCTAGTTCTCCAAATTGATAACCGTTTTCAATATCTTGGAACAGCCCGCATAAAATTCCCGCGTAATCAGCATAACTAGAAGTTGATAAGTTTGCGTTCCCATATTTGATAGACAACTTCACCTGTTCAAGACCCATCAGCATAAACAGGGGCGGGATAAGATTGTAGGCAGCAGGTGCTAAACTCGATATAATTCTCAGAGCTGCTTGTTTGCTGGCATCTTGCATCAAAGGCAGATTAATCAAGTCAGGTATGTTCTTACCTTTCAAATAAGCATTTGTTTCTTCTAATCCCCGCTGAATATCCGACTGCGTAGGCGAATTCGGTAAATCTACCCCCAATAGCTTCAGCACTTCTAGACCAACTTTAAGCGCCTCGTGTTGGTTAATTTGAGTGTAGGTATAAATTTTGGCTTCATAAACTTTCACTTTGTCGAGAACAGTTTTTGCGTGTTGCAGGACAACTGCTGCGAATTTTTCCATCTGCTCAAAGTCACCGTTTAAGTAGGACGCCTCTGTGACAGATTCGTACAGTCCCAAAGTTAAGTCATACTGATTTTGCCAACTAGAATCTGGTAACAATTCTATGCCAACAGTTAAATACCTAATAGCAGCTGCATAAGCAGTAGACGTCATAGCCTTACGTCCGGCAATTAGGTTTAACTGTGCAAGTTCGAGCCGTTCAGTTTGTTTGGTAATTAACTCTTTGCCAATATTTAATTGGTTGACAATATCAAAAATAATTTCTTCCCTTTCTTCGGAAGGAGTATTGCTTAATAACAGCTGCCCTATTTTCAGGTGAGTTGATTGTTTTTGGGATTCAGGGATCAGAAAATATCCAGCTTGCTGTACCCGATCGTGCAAAAATTTATAACGTACAGACGAATGGCGATCGTCTGCACTCGTAGGTTCAGATTCCTGAAATAGCTTGTAAACTTCCCCAACAGGAATAACAAGTCCTTCTTGCAAGGCTTTCCACAAATCAGCCGCTGTTTCGCCTTGAGATTTCTCGTGTACTATTGCCAGAGTTGCCAAGTCAAATTGGTTGCCGATACAAGCTCCCAATTTCAAAACTTCACGAGTATTGTCTGGAAACTTTTGCAACTGAGTTGCCATAAACTCGACTATATCATCGCTGAGGGATAGCGCCCGTACTCCTGCGATATCGCACTGCCAATAGCCGCTATTAAAGTCAAAAAATATTAAGCCTTCTTCATATAAGGATTTCAGAAATTGATTGCTAAAGAAAGGATTCCCTTTGGTTTTTTGAAAAACCAGTTCTGTTAAGGGCATTGCTCGTAATGGCGGACAGCTAAGGGTATCGGCAATCAAGCGATTTAGGGAAGTTTGGTTTAGCGGTGCTAATATAATTTGATTAATTATCGCTGATTCTTTGCGGATTTCGTCCAATGTGAGCATGAAGGGATGGGCGTCGGAAACTTCGTTATCCCGATAAGCACCAATTAGCAAAAGATTTTGGGTATTTTTATCGCTCATCAGCAATTGCATCAATTTTAAAGATGCTGAATCTGCCCATTGTAAGTCATCCAAAAAAATGACGAGGGGATGCTCTTTCGTTGCGAATACTTGAATAAAATTTTGAAATAGCAAATTGAAGCGACTTTGGGCTGCACTACCTTCCAGTTCTGCTAAGGGAGGTTGCTTGCCGATGAGGATTTCTAGTTCTGGGATAACATCAATAATTACTTGACCGTTTTCTCCTAAAGCTGCCAAGATTTTGGCTTTCCACTCGGCTAGGTCGGCGGCACTTTCGGTGAGCAATTGCCGTATGAGATTCTGGAATGCTTGTACCCAAGCAGAAAAGGGGATATCGCGCTTGAATTGGTCGTATTTACCTTTGATGAAGTAACCGCGCTGGCGGACTATAGGTTTGTGGACTTCATTGACTATGGCAGTTTTGCCAATTCCGGAAAATCCTGCTACCAGCATCATTTCCGTGCTTCCGGAACTCACTCTGTCAAAGGCGGCTAAGAGGGTTGCTACTTCTGGTTCTCTACCGTATAGCGTTTCTGGAATTGAGAAGCGCTCGGCGATATCCCTTTTTGCCAAGTCAAAGGGTGATATCCTACCTTTATCTGAGTATTCCTGCAAACACTTTTCCAGGTCGTGCTTGATACCAAATGCGGATTGATACCGCTCTTCTGCGGTTTTAGCCATCAGTTTGATTACCATGTTGCTCAATACCTGGGGGATGAGGGGATTTACATCAACAGGTGGAATTGGCTTTCTGGCAATGTGGCAATGGACTAATTCCATTGGGTCATCGGATTGAAAGGGAAGTTGTCCGGTGAGCAGTTCGTAGAAGCTAACTCCCAAGGAATAAAAATCGGTGCGATAGTCGATACTTTTGTTCATCCGTCCTGTCTGTTCGGGGGACATATAGGGTAGTGTCCCTTCCAGGACGTTTGGGTTTTGAATTTCCTGGTTTTCTTTTGGTAGTAGGGTGGAAATGCTGAAGTCAATCAGTTTGATTTGTCTGGTTTCTGGGTTAATCAGAATATTGTCGGGTTTAATATCTTTGTGAATAACGCGGTTTTGATATAATCCTTCTAAGCTCTCGACAACGTGGATGGCAATCTGGAGAAATTCTTGAAGGGAATCGGCGGATGTACCAAAACCTCTTTCCCCCCATTTCTGCATTTCTTCTGTGAGGGAAATACCGCCAAAGTCTTCCAGGACTAGAACTAACTTGCGATCGAAGGTTTGCAGTCGCAGGTGCTTGACAACTCCTGGCAAGTCAAGATTTTTAGCGATCGTATACTGATTGCGGAACTGCACCTGTTCGTTTAGGGGGGGATGATCGGACTTGAGTAGTTTGATAACTACTGGTTGAGTGTCTGATTCGGAAATGCCCCGATAAACTTCGGTTCTGGAACCTGAGTAGATCTGCTCAGTGAGGCGATAGCCAGGAATTGCGATCGAAGCCATTTTTTTTACAACCACTAATAAACTTTTATCTGTATTGTTTGAGGTATAGCCAAGAAGGATACTTTTTGTCAACCCTGCGGCTTGGCTTGACAGTCTTAGATCTGCGTATTTATATGGGATGGCGTCGGCGATCGCTATGTTCGCCAAAATATTTTCTGTTTGGTAAAGATGCTCACAATACACGCCACTATTAAGGTGTAAATAACTCCTTTAAGGAATCCGAGCCAGGGAGCTTTAGTATTTTCTATGACCCAGGGATCTATTTTGCTTAACACTAGGATTGGCCATACCAGATTTGCAAATCCCACGTAGGCAATCATTGGGTTTTGGCCATTATATATTAATATTTGTAAAGGTTTTTGGTATTTAAAAATATCTATTATTACAGTAAAAATAATTAATATGAAAAAAGCCATAGCTACAGTCACAAAATAGTAGCTAAAAGTGGCAGGATCTTTTTTAAGGCCGCCCTGAAATGGCTCAAAAAACAACCCCAAAAAAAGCCAATAAACGCCCCATTTATAGAAATTTTTGATTAAATATTCGGTTTCGTTGCTAGGTTTGCTGAAGAAAAACCAACATAGCCAACATATCACACCACTAAGTAAAGTTGTTTGCCATACCCATCTAGTTTGCAATCCAACCAGCAGCGCTAAGCAGTTAAATAATAGTAATAAAATAATACAATAAAAACGATTTTTAGGCCATTGGCGATTTAGCTTTTCAGATAATGCTTTGTCTTCAGTTGTTACGGACGGAACGATCGCATCTGCATCTGGGTTTGTGTGGAGCCAGTTTAAAATCAAATCCCCAGCAATAGTACCGGGTATTACTACGAACAAATAGGACAAATAAGCAAACTGAAAAATCCAGGGTATTGGGGAAGTTGACCAAAGCTGTCCGATCCAACTGTTACCAACGGTAGCTGACAAACGCACGGCGAATAATAAAGCCAAAAATCCCAGACGTAACCATAAATTTGACTTTGTAAACAACCAGACTAGGGAGCCAAAAACGGCTGTATTCGTCAGGACGATTAGGATAATATCGCTGCGATCGAGTGAAAAACCGCTGCCATCGGGATATCGCAGTTGAGAAAGCAGTATAATTGCCGATACCCATGCTGTCATAGTAATTGTTGTGCGTTGCCATTTTGGTAAAGAATCCGGCAAACGTACAAACATAAAAAACAGCAGTAAAAATCCCCACAAGGCAATTATCCATTTTTGGGGAGTATTGGCTTGACTGATTACAGTTGGGCGTAGATGCTCCAGAACTATAGCAAATGTTCCTAAAAAAAACCCTCTTTTGAGGATATATAAAATAAGTTGTATTTGATTATCTTTTTTGGCGATTCGACGAGACAGTGCTAGGGGTATGGCTGCTCCCATCGAAAATAAAAATAATGGAAATACGAGATCGACCCAGGTTAATCCGGGCAGATTGGGATTGTGGGTGTGGGTAGGCGGTGGTACTTGCGCGTGATACATCCAAGCGGGTAATATCCTGTAAGCGATCGTACCCGATAAGATCATTGTTAAAACAGCGAATCCACGCAGGGCATCTAAGGCGTAGGCGCGTTTTTGAGTTGGTGCAGAAATAGTTTTTTCCTCCTCTTAGCGGATGCAAGGATTTTGGAAAAGGCGATCGATCCGAAACAGCCCGTTTCAAGGCCAACCGAAGTCTCTATTATCGTAGAAATGCAGGCGTCCGAAGCCGAGAAACTGACCGTGTGTTTTCTCACCTGGGGGAAAAGCTGTGACTCCAAATAAGTAGACTCCAGCATATTTGGGATTGCGAATCGGATTGAGCGCAATTGTGACTGTTTTGCCTGGGGCTACTGGGGGATCGAATGCGATCGACAGCATCCGTTTATTATCATCCCTCATTACAGATCCTAGCGCTATTGTTTTACCTTTGTCCCCGCGTGTTCCCTCAAAGGCGCGGCTATCTTCCAAATCGAATTCAATATCATCTATTCCCTCTTGCTGGGTAATTGTCACTCTTTGCAGCGGTTCTCCCGCATTATTCGGTAGGCTGAGGGTAAAATAGTATTTGGCTCCCCACACATAAACGTCGTTAAAGGTCGTTGATGCAGAGACGAGGCTGGGAGGTTGGGCGAAGTAAACTGTGCCATCTGCTAAGCGAATCGCCGATGCTGCTGGGATGTTGGACAGCAGTCCTGCCGTCAGCGCTAACGTTGTTCCTAAAATGGTAGAAATACGCATCGTCCTTTACCAAAATTAATCTTTAAAAAGCGAAAGGAAAATTACTTAACAGATTATTGTTGAGTTAACTTAGTTCTTAACAATTATTATATTAACTTTTTTAAATAGCTTTGACAGTTTACTCTGTAAAAATATTTCACACTTGTTGCAAAAGATTTTAGTTAAGCTAAAGGTAACGCCTAAAGCAAGGAAATTATATGTCTGCTTTTTCTAGCGTTGAAT
This is a stretch of genomic DNA from Aerosakkonema funiforme FACHB-1375. It encodes these proteins:
- a CDS encoding AAA family ATPase, which gives rise to MASIAIPGYRLTEQIYSGSRTEVYRGISESDTQPVVIKLLKSDHPPLNEQVQFRNQYTIAKNLDLPGVVKHLRLQTFDRKLVLVLEDFGGISLTEEMQKWGERGFGTSADSLQEFLQIAIHVVESLEGLYQNRVIHKDIKPDNILINPETRQIKLIDFSISTLLPKENQEIQNPNVLEGTLPYMSPEQTGRMNKSIDYRTDFYSLGVSFYELLTGQLPFQSDDPMELVHCHIARKPIPPVDVNPLIPQVLSNMVIKLMAKTAEERYQSAFGIKHDLEKCLQEYSDKGRISPFDLAKRDIAERFSIPETLYGREPEVATLLAAFDRVSSGSTEMMLVAGFSGIGKTAIVNEVHKPIVRQRGYFIKGKYDQFKRDIPFSAWVQAFQNLIRQLLTESAADLAEWKAKILAALGENGQVIIDVIPELEILIGKQPPLAELEGSAAQSRFNLLFQNFIQVFATKEHPLVIFLDDLQWADSASLKLMQLLMSDKNTQNLLLIGAYRDNEVSDAHPFMLTLDEIRKESAIINQIILAPLNQTSLNRLIADTLSCPPLRAMPLTELVFQKTKGNPFFSNQFLKSLYEEGLIFFDFNSGYWQCDIAGVRALSLSDDIVEFMATQLQKFPDNTREVLKLGACIGNQFDLATLAIVHEKSQGETAADLWKALQEGLVIPVGEVYKLFQESEPTSADDRHSSVRYKFLHDRVQQAGYFLIPESQKQSTHLKIGQLLLSNTPSEEREEIIFDIVNQLNIGKELITKQTERLELAQLNLIAGRKAMTSTAYAAAIRYLTVGIELLPDSSWQNQYDLTLGLYESVTEASYLNGDFEQMEKFAAVVLQHAKTVLDKVKVYEAKIYTYTQINQHEALKVGLEVLKLLGVDLPNSPTQSDIQRGLEETNAYLKGKNIPDLINLPLMQDASKQAALRIISSLAPAAYNLIPPLFMLMGLEQVKLSIKYGNANLSTSSYADYAGILCGLFQDIENGYQFGELAFKLLERLNAKELKSKIFFKVPMFTWHRKHKARETLSLLQESYKSGLETGDMQHVGYSAFFKCQYSFFCGLELTELEREIKTFSNALAQLKQEKPLNYNEIFRQVVLNLKGQSENSCVLMGEAYNEEQSLADFHATNNRIGLHNIYLSKQILYYLFGQPYQAVENAALAEEYLDSMTGMLSVPAFYLYDSLARLETFNKTKKNRGELFKKVKANQDNMQKWTYYAPMNYLHKYYLVEAEQHRVLGNFTQATYYYDRAIALAKENEFIHEEALAYELYAKMYLAWGKEKIAKLYLTDAYYTYERWGATAKLADLQKRYPELLSEFLPETTSFDRQETILEMKKATVTSTSGGMSQFLDLGTVIKASQAISGEIDLGKLLSKLMEVAIENAGASKGALMLISGENLVLEAVTGCPNLENHRSQNENSHKTNLAVKVLPSVPVSESEEIPLSVINYVFRTEEVLVLANATTDSTFAADRYIIKHQPKSLLCVPIVNQGKAIGILYLENNLTTGAFTPDRLEVLKILSSQAAISLENARLYQTLISKNEELRIAEENYRSIFENALEGIFQATPSGRYISVNPAMARTYGYDSADEMIASVGNIGSEIYVDSSSLDDFYQQMQSEGKVKNFEYRAYRKDGSIIWVQEDARAVRDGDGNVLYFEGIIQDVTERRRKEEELKRQLQELRIEIDQQKRQQEVAAITQSDYFQEIQAEAGDLELDDFWN
- a CDS encoding DUF5009 domain-containing protein, which codes for MSAPTQKRAYALDALRGFAVLTMILSGTIAYRILPAWMYHAQVPPPTHTHNPNLPGLTWVDLVFPLFLFSMGAAIPLALSRRIAKKDNQIQLILYILKRGFFLGTFAIVLEHLRPTVISQANTPQKWIIALWGFLLLFFMFVRLPDSLPKWQRTTITMTAWVSAIILLSQLRYPDGSGFSLDRSDIILIVLTNTAVFGSLVWLFTKSNLWLRLGFLALLFAVRLSATVGNSWIGQLWSTSPIPWIFQFAYLSYLFVVIPGTIAGDLILNWLHTNPDADAIVPSVTTEDKALSEKLNRQWPKNRFYCIILLLLFNCLALLVGLQTRWVWQTTLLSGVICWLCWFFFSKPSNETEYLIKNFYKWGVYWLFLGLFFEPFQGGLKKDPATFSYYFVTVAMAFFILIIFTVIIDIFKYQKPLQILIYNGQNPMIAYVGFANLVWPILVLSKIDPWVIENTKAPWLGFLKGVIYTLIVACIVSIFTKQKIFWRT
- a CDS encoding DUF2808 domain-containing protein; this encodes MRISTILGTTLALTAGLLSNIPAASAIRLADGTVYFAQPPSLVSASTTFNDVYVWGAKYYFTLSLPNNAGEPLQRVTITQQEGIDDIEFDLEDSRAFEGTRGDKGKTIALGSVMRDDNKRMLSIAFDPPVAPGKTVTIALNPIRNPKYAGVYLFGVTAFPPGEKTHGQFLGFGRLHFYDNRDFGWP